Proteins from one Roseovarius nanhaiticus genomic window:
- a CDS encoding DUF1206 domain-containing protein encodes MANKAPAWVVPVMRAGYGARGLVYLTVGALALWAVFWGGAAQGTQNALADLKQVTFGYVALWLIGLGLIAYMVWRLIDAAMDLEDEGSDAKGIFARLAQAVTGLIHGILGLSIIRLGMGQGGSGAENWTAKLMSLPYGPSLVAIVGAVVIGAGIYYVQKGLRGKYREDIRITPVTRKLDPLMKAGFVAEGVIVGTIGGFLLYAGLTSDPGEAGGVGQALGYIRALDYGAFLFAALALGLLCFALENMVEAVYRILPRYAGPDVSTLASRAKVKAKAHT; translated from the coding sequence ATGGCCAACAAAGCCCCCGCATGGGTCGTGCCCGTCATGCGCGCCGGATATGGCGCGCGCGGGCTGGTGTACCTGACCGTCGGCGCACTGGCGCTCTGGGCTGTCTTTTGGGGCGGCGCGGCGCAGGGCACGCAGAACGCGCTGGCAGACCTCAAACAGGTGACATTCGGTTACGTCGCGCTTTGGCTGATCGGGTTGGGCCTAATCGCTTACATGGTGTGGCGGTTGATCGACGCGGCCATGGACCTTGAGGATGAGGGCAGCGACGCCAAGGGGATTTTTGCCCGGCTCGCGCAGGCAGTGACGGGCCTCATCCACGGCATTCTGGGTCTGTCGATCATCCGCCTTGGCATGGGGCAGGGCGGCAGTGGAGCTGAGAACTGGACCGCCAAGCTGATGTCGCTGCCTTACGGGCCTTCACTCGTTGCCATAGTCGGCGCCGTAGTGATTGGGGCCGGGATCTATTACGTGCAAAAGGGTCTGCGCGGGAAATACCGCGAGGATATCCGCATCACGCCCGTCACCCGCAAACTTGACCCGCTGATGAAGGCGGGCTTTGTCGCCGAGGGTGTGATCGTCGGCACAATCGGGGGCTTCCTGCTCTATGCAGGTCTCACGTCCGATCCCGGCGAGGCGGGCGGCGTGGGGCAGGCGCTGGGCTATATCCGCGCGCTCGATTACGGCGCGTTCCTCTTTGCGGCGCTGGCGCTGGGCCTCTTGTGCTTTGCGCTGGAGAATATGGTCGAGGCGGTCTACCGCATCCTGCCGCGCTATGCTGGCCCCGATGTCAGCACACTGGCGTCGCGTGCCAAGGTGAAGGCCAAGGCGCACACTTGA
- a CDS encoding DUF6446 family protein — translation MGKFLALLLLACAAGGGALMYYQQVYAYYDEVEPNGETDVQITSMITDAPELVLYDDFRAIDATSSPIRYRACFNTSMSHAMLTETYVLDDGAVPLTAPGWFDCFDAREIGAAIEVGEALAFTGTENIEYGIDRVVAIHEDGRGWVWDQLNRCGEIVFDGNRAPDDCPEPPEGY, via the coding sequence ATGGGAAAGTTTTTGGCATTGCTCCTTCTTGCATGCGCGGCGGGCGGCGGCGCCCTGATGTATTACCAACAGGTCTACGCCTATTACGATGAGGTCGAGCCGAATGGCGAAACCGACGTTCAGATCACGTCAATGATCACCGACGCACCCGAGCTGGTGCTCTACGACGATTTTCGCGCCATCGACGCGACCAGCTCGCCCATCCGTTATCGCGCGTGCTTCAACACCTCGATGAGCCACGCGATGCTGACCGAAACTTATGTGCTGGACGACGGCGCCGTGCCACTGACGGCGCCCGGCTGGTTCGATTGCTTCGACGCAAGGGAAATCGGCGCGGCGATCGAGGTAGGCGAGGCGCTGGCCTTTACCGGGACCGAGAACATCGAATACGGCATCGACCGCGTCGTCGCCATTCACGAGGACGGGCGCGGTTGGGTCTGGGATCAGCTCAACCGCTGCGGCGAAATCGTGTTTGACGGCAATCGCGCTCCGGACGACTGCCCCGAGCCGCCAGAAGGCTACTGA
- the glyS gene encoding glycine--tRNA ligase subunit beta, with product MPDLLIELFSEEIPARMQTRAAEDLKARVTDGLVEAGLTYAGAAAFSTPRRLALTVSGLTAASPTLREERKGPRTDAPEKAIEGFLRGAGVSRDDLEVRDEKKGQVYYATITRPGRDADVIVAEVLEHVIRNFPWPKSMRWGSGSLRWVRPLHSILCILTDDAGEAQVVEMDVDGIKAGNTTEGHRFMAPGRFAVSSFDDYAAKLKKRHVVLDAAERADAIWQDATNQAFAAGLEVVEDRGLLAEVAGLVEWPVVLMGRIDDTFLGLPPEVLQTSMKEHQKFFSVRNPKTGRIERFITVANRETADGGETILAGNQKVLFARLSDAKFFWENDLRLVKERGLEGMAAGLSDVTFHNKLGSQADRIKRIEALAREIAPIVGAKPDLAAEAARIAKADLQSEMVGEFPELQGLMGRYYAEAAGHDDGVPEACEEHYKPLGPGDMVPSAPVSVAVALADKIDTLTGFWAIDEKPTGSKDPYALRRAALGVIRLVVENGVKLKLTSVLQQGFGPQPADWIVDSAKSSKANAKIEAVLYVEDESVTYDEKETVLLDLLAFFHDRLKVYLRDQGIRHDVIDACIAMDGNDDLALLVKRATALSDFLKTEDGENLLQGFKRANNILSQAEEKDGVEYSFGADVKFAETDEERALFDALKDAAPQVDAALKAEDFAAVMSALANLRAPIDAFFEAVQVNAENDIVRRNRLNMLGQIRKIGLSAADLTKIEG from the coding sequence ATGCCGGATCTTCTGATCGAACTCTTTTCCGAAGAGATTCCAGCGCGGATGCAGACCCGCGCCGCCGAGGACCTCAAGGCGCGCGTTACCGATGGCCTCGTCGAGGCGGGCCTGACCTATGCGGGCGCGGCCGCCTTTTCGACCCCCCGCCGTCTTGCCCTGACAGTCAGTGGCCTGACCGCCGCGTCGCCCACCTTGCGCGAAGAGCGTAAGGGCCCGCGCACCGACGCGCCCGAAAAGGCGATCGAGGGCTTCCTGCGCGGCGCGGGCGTCAGCCGCGACGATCTGGAAGTGCGGGACGAGAAAAAGGGCCAGGTCTATTACGCCACTATCACCCGTCCGGGCCGCGATGCCGATGTGATCGTGGCCGAGGTGCTGGAGCATGTCATCCGCAATTTCCCTTGGCCCAAATCCATGCGCTGGGGCAGCGGCTCGCTGCGCTGGGTGCGCCCGCTCCATTCGATCCTCTGCATCCTCACCGATGACGCGGGCGAGGCGCAGGTGGTCGAGATGGACGTGGACGGAATCAAGGCCGGGAATACGACCGAGGGCCACCGCTTCATGGCGCCGGGGCGCTTCGCCGTAAGCAGTTTTGACGATTACGCGGCCAAGCTGAAGAAACGCCACGTGGTTCTCGACGCCGCCGAGCGCGCGGATGCCATCTGGCAGGACGCAACCAATCAGGCCTTCGCCGCCGGGCTGGAAGTGGTCGAGGATCGCGGCTTGCTGGCCGAGGTCGCGGGTCTGGTCGAATGGCCCGTCGTGCTGATGGGCCGGATCGACGACACGTTTCTTGGCCTGCCGCCCGAGGTGCTGCAAACCTCGATGAAGGAGCATCAGAAGTTCTTTTCCGTGCGCAACCCCAAGACGGGCCGGATCGAGCGGTTTATCACCGTGGCCAACCGCGAGACGGCGGATGGCGGCGAGACGATCCTTGCCGGAAACCAGAAGGTGCTGTTTGCGCGCCTCTCGGATGCCAAATTCTTCTGGGAGAATGATCTGCGGCTGGTCAAGGAGCGCGGGCTGGAAGGCATGGCCGCGGGCCTGAGCGATGTGACCTTCCATAACAAGCTGGGAAGCCAGGCAGACCGTATCAAACGGATAGAGGCTCTGGCGCGGGAGATTGCGCCGATAGTCGGCGCGAAACCCGATCTGGCCGCCGAGGCCGCACGCATCGCCAAGGCCGACCTGCAATCCGAGATGGTGGGCGAGTTCCCCGAGTTGCAGGGCCTGATGGGCCGGTATTATGCTGAGGCGGCGGGCCACGACGATGGCGTGCCCGAGGCCTGCGAAGAGCATTACAAGCCGCTGGGGCCGGGCGATATGGTGCCCTCCGCGCCGGTCTCGGTCGCCGTGGCGCTGGCCGACAAGATCGACACGCTGACGGGATTCTGGGCGATTGACGAGAAGCCGACGGGGTCGAAGGATCCCTATGCGCTGCGGCGCGCGGCGCTGGGCGTTATTCGGTTGGTGGTTGAGAATGGTGTGAAGTTAAAGCTGACCTCAGTTCTGCAGCAGGGTTTTGGTCCTCAGCCGGCAGATTGGATCGTCGATTCCGCGAAATCCTCTAAAGCAAACGCAAAAATAGAGGCTGTACTGTACGTAGAAGACGAAAGCGTGACCTATGATGAAAAAGAAACGGTCCTCCTCGATCTCCTCGCCTTCTTCCACGACCGCCTCAAGGTCTACCTCCGCGACCAAGGCATCCGCCATGACGTGATCGACGCCTGCATCGCGATGGATGGCAATGACGATCTCGCGCTTTTGGTCAAGCGCGCGACGGCGCTCAGCGATTTCTTGAAAACCGAGGACGGGGAGAACCTGCTGCAAGGCTTCAAGCGGGCGAACAATATCCTCAGCCAGGCCGAGGAAAAGGACGGCGTCGAATACTCCTTTGGCGCGGATGTGAAATTCGCCGAGACGGACGAGGAGCGCGCGCTTTTCGACGCGCTCAAGGATGCCGCGCCGCAGGTGGATGCGGCCCTCAAAGCCGAGGATTTCGCTGCCGTCATGTCGGCGCTGGCCAATCTGCGCGCGCCGATTGATGCGTTCTTCGAGGCGGTTCAAGTAAATGCCGAGAATGACATCGTGCGCCGCAACCGGCTGAACATGCTGGGTCAGATCCGCAAGATCGGGCTTTCGGCGGCGGATCTGACAAAGATCGAGGGGTAA
- a CDS encoding trypsin-like peptidase domain-containing protein: MIRSFVAALAVVMLSASGAAAQQSGDADGAPMVWVQIEAQPNLAAINEALRRRSANLQDVNGFDLDGSGWYVVALGPYEAENAEDVLRRLRRDGRIPRDSYIAQSSDYARQIWPVGANLLNESAAAVRQDPATPELGVSEDAIAILQDQMSETQQPVVQKPAAPEVADETPREARASEAELSREERAELQVALQWAGFYDGRIDAAFGAGTRRSMSNWQDANDFEVTGILTTRQRAELLRQYNAVLEGMGMQRVTDTEAGIEMQLPLGAVEFARYEPPFVQFNPSGDLPARVLMISQEGTQDTLYGLYDIMQTLEIVPESGPRERRGDSFTLVGENARMISHTEARLDDGRIKGFTLIWPAGDEDRRARVLGLMQDSFTRLDGVLDPAAGSNDAQSIDLISGLEIRKPLFSRSGFFVDGRGTVVTTSEIVGACGHITIEDGQDAEITSSDADLGIAVLRPTDAIAPIGVAALAQDAPRLQSEVTVAGYSYGGVLGAPSLTFGTVSDVRGLDGNENVARLALGALEGDVGGPVMDAGGAVLGMLLPRQQGGRMLPEDVAFAADAAALMDVLKAAGTSPAAATPGAPLAPAQMADRAAGMTVLVSCWE; the protein is encoded by the coding sequence ATGATACGCAGTTTCGTGGCGGCTCTCGCCGTGGTCATGCTGAGTGCGAGTGGGGCCGCGGCTCAGCAATCAGGCGACGCAGATGGCGCCCCCATGGTCTGGGTGCAGATCGAAGCGCAGCCCAATCTTGCCGCCATCAACGAGGCGCTCCGCCGCCGCAGCGCCAATTTGCAGGACGTGAACGGCTTTGATCTGGATGGATCGGGCTGGTACGTCGTGGCGCTTGGCCCCTACGAGGCCGAGAATGCCGAGGACGTCCTGCGCCGCCTGCGCCGCGACGGGCGCATCCCGCGCGACAGCTATATCGCGCAAAGCAGCGATTACGCGCGCCAGATCTGGCCCGTGGGCGCGAACCTTCTGAACGAGAGCGCCGCCGCGGTGCGGCAAGATCCGGCAACGCCCGAGCTGGGTGTCAGCGAGGATGCGATCGCCATCTTGCAAGATCAGATGTCAGAGACGCAGCAGCCGGTGGTTCAGAAGCCCGCCGCCCCCGAAGTGGCGGACGAAACCCCGCGCGAGGCACGCGCCAGCGAGGCAGAGCTGAGCCGTGAAGAACGCGCCGAGCTGCAGGTGGCCCTGCAATGGGCCGGTTTCTACGACGGGCGGATCGACGCCGCCTTCGGCGCAGGCACGCGGCGGTCGATGTCGAACTGGCAGGATGCCAATGATTTCGAGGTGACGGGTATTCTGACCACGCGCCAACGGGCCGAACTGCTGCGCCAGTACAACGCCGTGCTGGAAGGCATGGGCATGCAGCGCGTCACCGACACCGAGGCCGGGATCGAGATGCAGTTGCCGCTGGGCGCGGTGGAATTCGCCCGCTACGAGCCACCTTTCGTGCAATTCAACCCCTCCGGCGATTTGCCCGCACGCGTGCTGATGATCAGCCAAGAGGGCACGCAGGACACGCTTTATGGCCTCTATGACATCATGCAAACGCTGGAGATCGTGCCCGAAAGCGGCCCGCGCGAGCGGCGCGGCGACAGCTTCACCCTCGTGGGTGAGAATGCGCGCATGATCTCGCATACAGAGGCGCGGCTGGATGACGGAAGGATCAAGGGCTTTACCCTGATCTGGCCTGCGGGCGACGAGGATCGCCGCGCGCGCGTTCTCGGCCTGATGCAGGACAGCTTTACCCGGCTCGATGGCGTGCTGGACCCTGCTGCCGGATCGAATGACGCACAAAGCATCGACCTGATTTCGGGGCTGGAGATCCGCAAGCCACTCTTCTCGCGCTCGGGCTTTTTCGTGGATGGCCGCGGGACCGTCGTGACCACCTCCGAAATTGTGGGCGCCTGCGGCCATATCACCATCGAGGATGGGCAGGACGCAGAGATCACCAGCTCGGACGCCGATCTGGGCATCGCGGTGCTGCGCCCGACCGATGCGATCGCGCCCATCGGCGTCGCGGCCTTGGCGCAGGACGCGCCGCGCCTGCAATCCGAGGTGACGGTGGCCGGCTATTCCTATGGCGGCGTTCTGGGCGCGCCCTCGCTGACCTTTGGCACCGTATCGGATGTGCGCGGCCTTGACGGCAACGAGAATGTCGCCCGCCTCGCGCTCGGCGCGCTTGAGGGCGATGTGGGCGGCCCGGTGATGGATGCGGGCGGCGCCGTACTGGGCATGCTGCTGCCGCGCCAGCAGGGCGGGCGCATGCTGCCCGAGGATGTGGCCTTCGCCGCCGACGCGGCCGCGCTGATGGATGTGCTGAAGGCTGCGGGCACGTCGCCTGCCGCCGCCACCCCCGGCGCACCCTTGGCGCCCGCGCAGATGGCGGACCGCGCCGCTGGCATGACCGTGCTGGTCAGCTGCTGGGAATAG
- a CDS encoding glycine--tRNA ligase subunit alpha: MTDTPAKPRSFQEIILRLQSYWARHGCAVMQPYDMEVGAGTFHPATTLRSLGSRPWAAAYVQPSRRPTDGRYGENPNRLQHYYQYQVLIKPSPPDLQALYLGSLEAIGIDMALHDIRFVEDDWESPTLGAWGLGWEVWCDGMEVSQFTYFQQVGGHDCAPVSGELTYGLERLAMYVLGVDHVMDMPYNDPSAPIPLSYGDVFRQTEEEYSRWNFDVANTGTLLRHFEEAEAECRAILSAEDVDPKTGKRIVMAHPAYDQCIKASHIFNLLDARGVISVTERQAYIGRVRALAKQCADAFVQTTAGGWAA; the protein is encoded by the coding sequence ATGACCGACACGCCAGCCAAGCCGCGCAGTTTTCAGGAAATCATCCTGCGTCTCCAGTCCTACTGGGCGCGCCACGGCTGCGCCGTGATGCAGCCCTACGACATGGAGGTTGGCGCCGGTACGTTCCACCCCGCGACCACGCTGCGCAGCCTGGGCAGCCGCCCCTGGGCCGCCGCCTATGTGCAGCCCTCGCGCCGCCCGACCGATGGCCGGTATGGCGAGAACCCGAACCGCCTGCAGCATTATTACCAGTACCAGGTGTTGATCAAACCCAGCCCGCCCGACTTGCAGGCGCTCTACCTGGGCAGCCTCGAGGCGATCGGGATCGACATGGCGCTGCACGACATCCGCTTTGTCGAGGACGACTGGGAGAGCCCGACGCTGGGCGCCTGGGGCCTTGGCTGGGAGGTGTGGTGCGACGGCATGGAAGTCAGTCAGTTCACCTATTTCCAGCAGGTCGGCGGACATGATTGCGCCCCCGTCTCGGGCGAGTTGACCTATGGGCTGGAGCGTCTGGCGATGTATGTGCTGGGCGTCGATCACGTGATGGACATGCCCTATAACGATCCGTCGGCGCCCATCCCGCTCAGTTATGGTGACGTTTTTCGCCAGACCGAAGAGGAATACTCGCGCTGGAATTTCGACGTGGCCAACACGGGCACCCTTCTGCGCCATTTCGAGGAGGCCGAGGCCGAATGCCGCGCGATCCTGAGCGCCGAAGACGTCGACCCCAAGACCGGCAAGCGCATCGTCATGGCCCACCCGGCTTATGATCAGTGCATCAAGGCCAGCCACATCTTCAACCTGCTGGACGCGCGCGGCGTTATTTCCGTGACCGAGCGACAGGCCTATATCGGCCGTGTGCGCGCTCTGGCCAAGCAATGCGCGGATGCCTTCGTACAGACCACCGCCGGCGGCTGGGCGGCGTAG
- a CDS encoding ABC transporter ATP-binding protein, with amino-acid sequence MSKPPKLKRAPLYSERDKDNLRWLWTRYLRQKAPWLFVVLGMILVQGVVYQQFLSMTESGLRVIFESGSVADLVQVCIVVFVLFAVRGLMSYLVPRVTIWISNDAIFQMRRDLIDHMMRLDLAYFERTKSGEIIQRLVTQTQSLGVFVGQATANAVRDAVTVIIVSGYLIWKNPILFATAVVVLPFIIWVMNYVSDRVKITQGEAETALGEYMNGIEETTAGMRTVKIAGQEGVETDRLMKGTRSIRDLMNRVQITQALTMPSIDLSSAFVYVLVIGGGGYMVLSPQFDMDGAGIITFLLGMVMVFDPARLLAMFFGALPSNLVLLDRIRRLHDEVPSITDKPGATSEFDTRGDIVLEDVHFSYSEDQPLFHGLDMTFKGGQVSAIVGSTGSGKTTILSLLTRLYDTKAGRITIGGQPIDQLKVQALRGAYSVVAQDIVIFNNSIWENIRYVKPEASEEEVWQAAEKAEIADVIRARGGAPVGPKGAQLSGGQKQRIAIARAFLSDAPIILLDEATSALDQATEARIKSALDRLTKGKTCIVVAHRLSSIADADRIYVLEAGQLVEEGRHDQLLKQNRLYAQLYSAQKQGYDKKP; translated from the coding sequence ATGAGCAAACCTCCGAAACTCAAACGCGCGCCGCTTTACTCCGAGCGCGACAAGGATAATCTGCGCTGGCTCTGGACGCGCTATCTGCGTCAGAAGGCACCGTGGCTTTTTGTCGTGCTGGGCATGATCCTGGTGCAGGGCGTGGTCTATCAGCAATTCCTGTCAATGACCGAAAGCGGCCTGCGCGTCATTTTCGAAAGCGGCAGCGTGGCGGATCTGGTGCAGGTCTGCATCGTGGTGTTCGTCCTCTTCGCGGTGCGCGGCCTTATGTCCTACCTTGTACCGCGCGTGACGATCTGGATCAGCAATGACGCCATATTCCAGATGCGCCGGGATCTGATCGATCACATGATGCGCCTCGATCTGGCCTATTTCGAGCGCACCAAATCCGGCGAGATCATCCAGCGGCTGGTGACTCAGACGCAATCGCTGGGCGTCTTCGTGGGCCAGGCGACGGCCAATGCGGTGCGCGACGCGGTGACTGTCATCATCGTCTCGGGCTATCTGATCTGGAAGAACCCGATCCTTTTCGCCACCGCCGTCGTTGTCCTGCCCTTCATCATCTGGGTGATGAACTACGTCTCAGACCGGGTGAAGATCACCCAAGGCGAGGCCGAGACGGCCCTCGGCGAGTACATGAACGGCATCGAGGAGACGACGGCCGGCATGCGCACGGTCAAGATCGCGGGGCAGGAGGGCGTCGAGACCGACAGGCTGATGAAGGGAACTCGGTCGATCCGCGATCTGATGAACCGGGTGCAGATCACACAAGCGCTGACCATGCCCTCGATCGACCTCAGCAGCGCCTTTGTCTACGTGCTGGTGATCGGCGGGGGCGGCTACATGGTGCTCAGCCCCCAGTTCGATATGGACGGTGCGGGCATCATCACCTTCCTTCTGGGCATGGTCATGGTCTTTGATCCCGCCCGCCTTCTGGCGATGTTCTTTGGCGCGCTGCCCTCGAACCTCGTCCTCTTGGACCGGATCCGCCGGCTGCATGACGAAGTGCCCAGCATCACGGACAAGCCCGGCGCAACCTCCGAGTTCGACACGCGCGGCGACATCGTGCTGGAGGATGTGCATTTCTCCTATTCCGAGGATCAGCCGCTGTTCCACGGGCTGGACATGACCTTCAAGGGAGGGCAGGTCTCGGCCATCGTCGGCTCGACCGGGTCGGGCAAGACGACGATCCTCTCCCTGCTCACGCGGCTCTACGACACCAAGGCCGGGCGCATCACCATCGGGGGTCAGCCCATCGACCAGCTCAAGGTCCAGGCGCTGCGCGGAGCCTATTCGGTGGTGGCGCAGGATATCGTGATCTTCAACAATTCGATCTGGGAAAACATCCGATACGTCAAACCCGAGGCCAGCGAAGAAGAGGTCTGGCAGGCCGCCGAAAAGGCCGAGATCGCGGACGTGATCCGCGCCCGTGGCGGCGCCCCCGTGGGGCCGAAGGGCGCGCAGCTCTCGGGCGGGCAGAAGCAGCGTATCGCCATCGCGCGCGCCTTTCTCAGCGACGCGCCGATCATCCTGCTGGACGAGGCGACAAGCGCACTGGATCAGGCGACCGAGGCACGCATCAAGAGCGCGCTGGACAGGCTGACCAAGGGCAAGACCTGCATCGTCGTGGCGCATCGCCTCTCGTCCATCGCGGATGCGGACCGCATCTATGTGCTGGAGGCCGGGCAACTGGTGGAAGAGGGCCGGCACGATCAGCTGCTGAAGCAGAACCGCCTCTATGCGCAACTTTATAGCGCGCAAAAACAGGGATACGACAAAAAGCCCTGA